In Triticum urartu cultivar G1812 chromosome 6, Tu2.1, whole genome shotgun sequence, the following proteins share a genomic window:
- the LOC125513640 gene encoding uncharacterized protein LOC125513640 — protein MLRLHGCILVRLLSSPATSQGPPLHRPLSAAAAPGVSPNPSLVVDDYLVSTCGLTRPQALKASAKLSHLKSPSKPDVVLAFLAGLGLCGADVAALVAKDPLFLCAKVEKTLAPVVVGLTGLGLSRTEIVRLVALSFAHFCSRSIVSKLRYYLLLFGSSENLFRVLKQGYLAGADIEGMVKPNVALLRQCGLDDCNITKLSLRARGVLSNKPERVRAMVACAEGLGMPRGSGMFRHTLDAVRFLSKEKIAAKVAYLNKMFRWSDAEVSIVVRNALCLLRKSKELLQRRSDFLISEVGLEPTYIAQRSVIINYKLEGWIKPRYYVVKFLMENGLLKCNPGYCYTAFKVREKVFMEKFISPHTEVAPHLAEDYATACEGVVPARFRFT, from the coding sequence atgctCCGCCTCCATGGCTGCATCCTCGTGCGGCTCCTCTCTTCCCCCGCCACCTCTCAGGGCCCCCCTCTCCACCGCCCCCTCTCCGCGGCCGCCGCGCCCGGCGTTTCCCCAAACCCTAGCTTGGTCGTCGACGACTACCTCGTCTCCACCTGCGGCCTCACCCGACCCCAGGCACTCAAGGCCTCCGCCAAGCTCTCCCACCTCAAGTCCCCGTCCAAGCCCGACGTCGTCCTCGCCTTCCTCGCCGGCCTCGGCCTCTGCGGCGCCGAcgtcgccgccctcgtcgccAAGGACCCGCTGTTCCTCTGCGCCAAAGTAGAGAAAACTCTAGCCCCCGTCGTCGTTGGGCTCACCGGCCTCGGCCTCTCGCGTACTGAGATCGTGCGCCTCGTCGCGCTCTCCTTCGCCCACTTCTGTTCTAGGTCCATTGTTTCCAAGTTGCGGTACTACCTGCTCCTATTCGGCTCCTCGGAGAACCTCTTCCGGGTGCTCAAGCAAGGCTACCTCGCCGGCGCTGACATCGAGGGGATGGTCAAACCCAACGTCGCGCTCCTACGGCAATGCGGGCTAGATGATTGCAATATCACCAAGTTGTCCCTCCGTGCGCGGGGTGTCCTGAGCAATAAGCCAGAACGCGTCCGGGCGATGGTGGCATGCGCCGAAGGCCTTGGCATGCCTCGTGGCTCGGGGATGTTCAGGCACACGTTGGATGCTGTCAGATTCCTCAGCAAGGAGAAGATCGCCGCCAAAgtggcctacttgaataagatgTTCAGGTGGTCAGACGCTGAGGTGAGCATTGTTGTGCGTAACGCTCTGTGTCTGCTGAGGAAGTCAAAGGAATTACTGCAGCGCAGGTCTGATTTCCTCATCTCTGAGGTGGGGTTGGAACCTACCTACATTGCTCAACGGTCAGTAATTATCAATTACAAGCTGGAGGGCTGGATCAAACCCAGGTACTACGTTGTAAAGTTTCTCATGGAAAATGGATTGCTCAAGTGCAACCCAGGCTACTGCTATACCGCTTTCAAGGTGAGAGAGAAGGTATTCATGGAGAAGTTCATTTCCCCTCACACGGAAGTTGCGCCGCACCTCGCCGAAGACTATGCAACAGCTTGTGAAGGGGTAGTGCCGGCTAGATTCAGATTTACATGA